A region of the Chitinispirillales bacterium ANBcel5 genome:
TTAATAAAGGTAATTTTTGTCAGCTCGTTAACATCGATTTGAGTGAATACAATGAGTTGATCTTCATCAATTTCATACCCCCCAAAGAATATACTTTCATCTTCGTATTCTACATATAACCTACCTTCACGATAGGTCCCATTTACTACTTCGTCCAGTTTAAATTCTCCGTTAACGGTAAATTCAATAACAGGTACGCTGTATAGGGGAACTTCTCTCAGGTCAGACATCGACTCTCCTGATTCCATCTTTACAGCTTCCCATACTCCAATAACACCCTGCTCGCTACCTGATGAATCGCGGTCTGAAGAAGATGATGGGTTTAAGCAGCTGTTAATGGTAAGTACCACTATTACCATAAAAGTAAAAGAGAGCGTTTTTCTGCAATTCATGGATAAACCACCTTTCAAAAAGTGTGATTTTTGTTTTAAATAGAACGCTAAAATTAACAAGTTCACCTTAGCTATAACTGTACTTTTTACAGCGGGTATACTTAACTGAAAAAGGTCCTTTATGTTTCTGTCTAAATAGGATAACTAGCTAAGAAAAAGCTTATATGATATTTGAATTAGCAATAAAAGCCCCAGTTTTATGCTCGCTTAGGCTTTAGATTCCCAGAGTTTAAAGAGTATATATCTTGTTTCATAAACTACAAACAGAACAAAAGGATTTTTGTGTTGGTAGGTGATAGTTCCGTTTGGGTTTCCATGCTGCTGCAAGCTACTCGCTTTATTTAGGACCTTATTCTGTTCAGACAAGCTACTCTAACAAACACCGTACATGGAGACTGTACCAGCAGTTTTACTGTTCATTATAAGATAACCTAAGTTGCTTATGTTAAAAACTGTGCTACCTGTAAGGCTCGACCCTTACAGCTTTAGGCGTCGAACCTATCCATTTACCTTTACCTTTGAACCTGAATTTAAGTATCAGATTCAAAGTAGAAGTTTTGGGTACTATTAGTGTGAGCGGATTGCTTCAGGAGCCATTTGAACTGTCCTGGCAAAAGAAAAGCGAGATACGTTTTTCAAGCCATAATGTCAAAAATCAAACAATTCAGCTAGTCAAATTTTGAGCAGCAGTGGTGACCTGGTAGTGTTTAACAGGATAAAAGTTGGCGTTGTAACCATCAGATCCCAAATTCATTTTTTTTGATCTTTAATTTTCTATGACCCCAGCTTTTTAATCACCTCTTTAGCCAGCCTTTCGCTGTAACTGGTTGGATCCCAGTACCCATCAGTCCACCCTTTTAAGAAACGATAAAAATCGGTCCAGGCAACCGGGTATAAAACACGCCAATTTTCTTCTAAGGCATTAAGATCGATGGCTTTATTTCGCAGTAAAAGAGCTTTACGCAGTACCGAAAAATAATAATCAAGCATGGGTTTAACAAGCCGTTCACAGGTAGCTTCAGGAAAACAGCTGTCCAGAAAATACGCTACGTCTTTCATTCCACATCCCCCGCCTACATATTGAAAGTCAATAGCAGCCACCGATTTTCCATTTTTGCTGAAACAAAAATTTGCAAGTTTAGCATCTCCATGCACAATTGTCTGAAACGGGCTTTGACGAAGCTTTGTGTCGATAGCTAGTGCAGCTTTTTTAAGTGATTGATCACCGAGTCGATTGAGTTCCTCTTTTCTGGTGGCCAGATGCCAGTAAGTGCCCGTTTTCCAAAGCCCCCGAGGTTTTTCTGCCATAAAAGCAGCATGAAAATGCGCTAACCACCTGAGCCCTGTTTGAGCAATCTGTTGGTTAGCGGATCTGTGTTGTTTTGAAAATCCCGAATCAGTTAAATCCTCAAGAACTACTACTATTTCCGATTGTTCTGCGTGAGTGCCAAGACAGCAAGGAATACGGCAGTATTGATTACAGTTAGAAGCAAACTGTTGGTACCACCGAAGTTCAATCTGGTAGGATCGCATTTTTCGGTTGTGTGATGTAGGAGAGGAAATAGCTTTAGCATCAGGGTATCGTATGTGTTTAACAATTACCTGATCGGTGGTTGCGTTTTTCAGTTGTAGGCGCAGAATCTGACCATAACCACTCCAAAGGGTTTGAATGTTTCTGCAGGTAAGGATTTTTTGTGCGCCGGTTAATTTTTTTACGACATTTTCAACTAATGAGTTCATGAGTTTTTGATAGTTATGAGAGGTTTATGAGAGTTAGAGTAGTAAAAATAGTACATTGGAGGTATTGGAAGTAAGGTACGGACTGTTTTTTTATTTTTAATGTCTGTATTTTTTAGGTACGGACTTTCGTTTTTGGAAGAAGACAAGGTACGGACCGCCTTTTAGTACTTTTAATTCCAAAACCAACACTTCAAATAAAACAAACTAATTGCAATTAGATTTTTTTTTATTTTGGGAAGCAAAATTCTAAATATTGTAATCTCAATGCCGTCTTTTACCGTGTGTAGCCTCCTTACATTTGGCTTTATCTTTGCTTTATTTTCTCGCTAACCATTTACATCACTCCCACCAAAAACAAGAGGTCGATATGCCAACGACAAGACGTATTGAATCACCAGGTGCGTTAGCTCACATAATGGCTCATTCCATAGATCAACGAGAGCTTTTTGTTGACGATTCTGATAGAAACGACTTTCTTCAAAGACTTAAAGAGGGGTTAAGGAAGACTGGATATAAGTGCTACGCCTGGACATTGATGGATAACCATTACCACCTACTCGTCAGAACAAATTATCTACCTATGAGTAAACTCATGCGAGCACTAAATGGAGGATATGCTCAGTATTACAATAAAAAACATAAAAGGCGGGGATATCTGTTTCAAAACCGATTTAAATCAGTAATTTGTCAGGACCAGGGATATGCTGCTCAATTAATCAAATACATTCATCTCAACCCCCTTAGGGCCGGTAAAGTTAAGTCTTTAGAACAATTAGAAAGATACTCATGGTGTGGACATGGATTTTTGCTTGGAAACCCTGGATCCATGGGTGAGAGTTTTCAGGACAGAGATGAGTGCCTGGTCCGATTTGGCAATGATGAACTAGCGGGGGTAAATAATTATAAGGCCTTTTGCGATGACAATTTTTGTTTTGATAGCTTGAAAAGTGCGGGAAAATTACCAGAAGAGTATAATATGGAAATAAAAATATCGTGCAAAGGTTGGCCTGCTGTGATAGGAGACCCCCATTTCGTAAGAAACGCTCTTGAAAAATACAAAAATAATCTCAACAGAAAACACCGTGTTTCAGATTATCCCTTAATACTTCAAACTATCATGGAATCGGTATGTAATGAATACAAAATCAAACCCAGTGACGTGTTCAAACGTGGTAGGCTGAATAAAATCACAGACGCTCGCGCCAAGTTTTGTTTTTTAGCACACAAAGTGGAACTAATTCCGTGTACTGTAATTGCAGAATATCTTAGTATCAGCATTGGATCTGTAATACGTCTATCTGAACAGGAAGACAAAAATAAAAAGGCATTGCATCAAAATCCAGTTTTATAGCATTAGTTGAAGTACCTGTAACACCTATTCTCTTTTTTCCCTCAAACCCCTCTTTAATTGGTCTCCATATAATGCCCTTCAAATGCGCCGAGACCAATTATTTATAATATACCAATTAAGAATAAAACACATTACTACTCATACTACATCGTATTACTAATGTATAAAGTAAGGCCTGAGGTGAATTTGGTCCTTTGGGTTTATCAAAACTTGTGTTCAGTTACATATTTTCTGGAGAAAGCACTAAAAACAGTCCGTACCCAATTCCAGAGAAAAGCATTAAACACAGTCCGTCCCTCTTCCCCCCACCAAATAAAAAAGCCCAAGGACATATCTCCCCGGGCTCAACTCTATCTCCACTCACATCCTAAACAACTAAGCGATCTTCTTATCCTTCTTAAATGAATACACCGGCTCAGATTCCTTTAAAATTACCCCTCTGGTAACCATAACCTCTTTTACATCATCCCGTGATGGAATATCATACATCACCGGCACCAAAGAAGTTTCCAAAACATTTCTTAAACCCCGTGCACCGGTCTTCTTAGAGTGAGCAATTTTTACCACTTCTCGTAAAGCATCACGGGCAAATGTAAGCCGTACCCCTTCAATGGAAAAGAGCTTCTGGTACTGCTTGGTAAGGGCATTCTTCGGTTCTGTGAGTATTTTAAGAAGCGCGTCTTCATCTAACTCATCGAGTCCAAGCACTGCAGGTATACGCCCTACAACCTCTGGTATAAGACCGAAACGAATCAGATCATCCGGCTCAACCAACTGAAGCATCTCCCCTACGGTCGCCTCTTTCTTCTTTTGAACATCTACATTGAATCCCATACGGCTTTTACCAATCCTAGATTCAATGATGTTCTCTAACCCTTCAAATGCTCCACCGCAGATAAAAAGTATATCTCTGGTATTGATCTGAATAAGATTTTGCTCAGGATGCTTTCTGCCCCCCTTAGGCGGAATACTTGCAACCGTTCCCTCCAAAATCTTTAGCATCGCCTGCTGCACTCCCTCACCCGAGACATCTCTGGTTATGGAAGGATTGGCCGATTTTCTGCTAATCTTGTCAAACTCATCGATATAGATAATTCCTCTTTCGGCCTTGGCAACATCGTAATTTGCAGCCTGAAGTAACCGAACCAGCATATTCTCCACATCTTCACCCACATAGCCTGCTTCAGTGAAAATAGTGGCATCCACAATTGTAAACGGCACTTTCATCAGCTGCGCCAGAGTCTGTGCGATCAGTGTCTTTCCGGTACCGGTTGGTCCAACCAAAAGCATGTTGGACTTCTCAATCTCAATACCGTCTGAATCCTTCTGAGATCGTGACAGTACTCTTTTAAAGTGGTTGTAAGCTGCAACGCTAACACCCATCTTCACATTATCCTGCCCAATTACAAACTGATCTACATACTCTTTTATCTCTCTTGGAGTAGGAAGAGAGTCCAAACTCAGATCGCCTGAAACAGTTGATCGTTCCTCATCTAATATTTCGGTGCACATACCTACGCATTCGTTACAGATATGTACGGATGGTCCTGTGATAAGTTTGCTTACTTCGTCGGGTCCTTTACCACAGAATGAACACTTTATTCCCGGATATCGGGGTCTTGATGACATATACTACTATTCCCTTGCTGTCAAAATTTCATCAACCAGCCCGTACTCTTTTGCTTCCTGGGCTGACATATAGAAGTTCCGGTCAGTATCCCGAGCGATTACTTCCATATCCTGACCGGAGTGTTTTTGGATTATATCGGTAAGTGTCTTTTTAACACGCACGATCTCTTTTGCATGAATGGCAATATCGGATGCCTGTCCGCCAGCTCCACCGATAGGCTGGTGCAACATGATTCTGGAATGAGGCAGTGCAAACCGCTTCCCCTTGGTTCCAGCAGCGAGTAAAACAGCTCCCATGCTCGCAGCCTGTCCAATGCATATGGTCGAAACATCAGGCCGTATATACTGGATAGTATCGTAAATCGCCAGTCCGGATGAAACAACACCACCGGGAGAATTTATGTAAATAGTGATATCTTTTTCCGGATCTTCATATTCCAGAAATATAAGCTGGGCCATAACCAGATCCGCAGTGGTGTCTTCTATCTCTGAACCCAAGAAAATAATACGCTCCTTCAAAAGCCTGGAATAGATATCATAGGAGCGCTCTCCTCTACCTGTCTGCTCGATAACCATTGGTACTAGTGGCATATTTGTTTTCCTTTCAGATGTTAGTGCAGACCCCTGCTTTTATTGTCGTGTTTTATTTCAAATTGCAGTGGTGCAAAGGTGGGCGCGGGAAAGACCCGGTTTTTCACCCAGATACAGAATAACCGGCCACCTTGAAAAGAGAGACCGGTTATCTGGTAATATAAAAAATTGTTCTCAGCAAAAGAGGAAACTATTTGCTCTCCTTCTCCTCTTCACTCTCACCGATCAGAAAATCCAAAGTCTTCTTCTCCCTCAGATCAGCTCTGATCCTGTTGGTAGTTCCGTTCTTTCGAAGCGTTTGCTTTAATGTATCAAAGTCCTGATTATACATGGTAGCAAGACGCTTAATTTCCTGATCGACCTCTTCCTGAGTAGCCTTAACCTTCTCTTTATCAGCGATAAAATCGATAATTCTTTGCCTCTTTATTGAGTTTATTGCAGTCTCATGATACTGCTCTGCAATCTGCTCTTTAGAGGGCATGGGCTCATCACCCCGGCGATATCTCTGCGACTCTTCATACATATAATTAACAAAAGCATCTATTCTTGCAGGCGGGACCTCAAACGGGTTTTCTTTAATAAGCGTGCCAATAGCCTCATCAATTGCCTTATTTCTTGCCTGCTCTTTTGCCTGGCTCTCCATATCCTGCTTTATGCGTTCCCGTAAAGCAGCTTCATTTTCAAAGTCGCCCAGACTCTTTAGAAACTTTTCATCGATTTCGGGAACTTTTTTCTCCTGCACTGCCTTAATCTCGATAGTGAATTCGCCTTTTTTACCTGCAGCGGCTTTTTCTTCGTAATCTTCCGGGAAATTAACCGTGACATCAACCACATCACCGGCAGAATGGCCCGTAAGCGCTTTGTCGAAATCCTTAAGCTGCGATTTTCCACCAAGCTCAACAGGATACTCAGGGTTCTTTACCCCCTCCTGCTCTTCACCATCTATGAGCACCTTGCGATATTCAAAGCGAATGTGATCACCCTTCTTTGCCGGCCGATCGACATCTTCGAATTCAGCAAAACGGTTTTTAAGGTCCTCAACTGCCTGATCGATATCACTGTCTTTAATCTTTGGAGTCTTAACCTTAACCTTTAGCTTATCGTAACCCTTTATCTCTATAGGAGGATCAACCTGTGTTTCTATTGTAAGCTTTAAAGGCTTTCCCTCTTTATCTTCCACATCGCTTACACTTGCAGGTGATACAGGAACGATTTCATTCTCTGAACAGGCATCTTTGTATGACTTTTGAACCAACTCATCAACTACTTCGGCTCTGATTTCTGCACCAAAGCGCTGCTTAACCAAATTGGCCGGAACTTTTCCCTGCCTGAAACCCGGCAGCTTTATTTCACGTCTATACTTATTAAGTTTCTGATCGAATGCTTCCTGCACCTGCTGCTCAGGTATCTCGATCTCTATTGTGCGCTTCCAGGACGCTGGTTCGGAAACTGTTGCTTTCAACGGACAGGTCTCCTCCTGAGTATAATGTTTTTAAGTAAGAATCAAAAAGTTGGAAATACGAGGAGGGGGGATCGAACCCCCACAGGTCTCCCTACCAGATCCTAAGTCTGGCGCGTCTACCAATTCCGCCATCCTCGCGTATTCACCATATTTTCGGTGCAAGCGTTACAAAATAAGTAATTGAGCATTAAATATCAATCATCCTCTTAAATTATGCCCATCTTTTTTCCTCTTCACCATATACTATCTTTAAAACCGTACTACACCAGGTACACTTTTTTCACCTATTCCAAAGAACTATCTATGCACAAAAAACCAATCAAAAATAGAGCCAAAAGTGAGCGCCCCAAAAAATTTAACAAGCAAAACAGCTGCTCCCGCTGTTTCAGAGAACACCCCTACTGCATTTGTGACCATGTAACAACTCACAACAACAACACCTCTATCCTTATATTGCAGCACCCACAGGAACAATTTAAAATCTTAAACTCAGCCCCGCTCGCACACCTGACCCTCTCAAACAGCACCCTAAAAACCGGTCTCTCCTGGCCAAACCTTAAAGCTGTAACATCCAGTGATCAAAACCCCTCAGAGTGGGCCATCCTCTATCTAAAAAGTGAAAACGACACCTCCTCTGAACCAATTACTCTCAGAAACAGAAAATCTCAACTCTTAACCGACACCTCTGTTATAAAGGGGATTATCGCTATCGACGGATCATGGAAACAAGCCAAAACACTCTGGTGGAGAAACCCGTGGTTTCTGCGCCTTAAAAGAATCACCATTAACCCCAATCACCCCTCTTTAAGAAAACAGGTCAAATCAGCAGGACTATCAACCATTGAAGCCATTGCTGCTGCACTGGAAAATCTAGATGAAGAGCCAACCATTGCCGCCTCTCTACGAGAACAGTACCGATCCCTTATTATCGATCCCGCAAAAACCTTATCTAACCCAAACCACCCGGCCCCCAAACAGTAAAATAACCCACCTGCCACCCATAAATCACCTCCGGGGAAGAACCAAAAACACTCTTCAGCAACAAAAACCATTTGCTATCAGCCCCAACAGTGTTTTATAATTACTGTAATGAATGAAGAAATACTTAAACAGTTCCGGCCCAGAATGGGGCGCATGCTAAAGCTCTTCAGGGAGAAAAACAACCGCAGCCAGGGCGATGTCGCTGCGCAGGCCGGCATTTCAACCAGTATGCTCAGCCAAATTGAGCGGGGAATCGTATCGCCCTCCATCGATACACTGGTACTGGTGTGCCACTCCCTTGGACTCGATCCTTCTGAGCTTTTCAGAGGCCTAAACAGCAAAGAGCCGGTAAACATCCACCGCCCCAAAGAGCGGTTGAGCATAGAACAGCACGGAATACGCTACGAGCAGCTCATCACCAGCTCAAACGGCGCATTTCAGTCTGAGCTTTTCTTGCTGGAAGCAGCTCCCGGAGCCTCCTCCACCCTCAGTGAAAATGGGCACGAAGGTGTAGAGATGGGCTATGTGCTTGAGGGCAGTGCGTTTTTGGAAATCGGTGAAGAGCAGCACCAAATAAAACAGGGGGACAGCATCTCCTTTTTATCCTATCTCCCTCACATTTTACACAACAAAGCAAAACAGTGGTTTAGGGCGGTGTGGAGCATATCACCCCCGCACGTAGACTATTTCAATGATAATTCAGAGTTGATCTCAACATAATTGTTTTAGCGAAAGGGCTTTTATGGGTAAAACGATTGCCGAAAAGATTTTTGATGCTCACCTTGTGGATGAGCCGTTTAAAGGGACACATGTACTGTCACTTGATGTGGTCATGTGCCATGAGATTACAACTCCTGTGGCCATAGCCGATCTTAAGTGGCGTAAAAAGGACCGCATTTTCGATCCCACCAAAATAAAGGCGGTGATCGATCACGTTACCCCGTCCAAAGACTCAAAAAGTGCTACTCAGGCCAAAATTATCCGTGAATGGGCTCAGCAGCACGGTATTAAGGACTTTTTCGATGTGGGAGCAAATGGTGTGTGCCATGCGCTGTTTCCGGAAAAAGGCTTTATACGCCCCGGTTACACCGTAATAATGGGTGATAGCCATACCTGCACTCATGGAGCGTTTGGGGCTTTTGCAGCCGGTGTTGGCACTACCGATCTTGAAGTAGGGATACTTAAAGGAGTATGCGCATTCAGACCACCCAAAAGTATAAAGGTAGAGATCAGTGGCGAAATGCAAAAAGGGGTATTTGCCAAGGATGTGATTCTTGAAGTAATACGCACTCTCACGGTTAATGGTGCCACCGACCACGTCATAGAGTTTTGCGGTTCACTGGTTGAAACAATGAACATGGAAGAGCGCATGACTCTCTGCAACATGGCTATTGAAGCCGGCGGTACATCGGGTCAGTGTATGCCCGACAGAGTAACCGCTGAATACCTGTGGCCCTTTATAACTTCGGACTATAATAATGATTTTGAAGCTGCGGTTGAAGACTTCAAAAAGTGGCATTCCGATCCTGATGCACAGTATGCAAAAACGTTAACCATTGATGTTACCGATCTTAAACCGGTGGCAACTGTAGGTTTCAAGCCCGACCAGGTAAAAGCACTGGCAGATCTTGAAGATACCACAATCGATCAGGTTTACATCGGTAGCTGCACTAACGGAAGAATATCGGATCTGCGCATAGCAGCAGAAGTGACCAAAGGTAAAAAACTTGCCCCGGGAGTACGAGGAATAGTCAGCCCTGCCACCCCCGAAATTTATCGTCAGGCAATGAAAGAAGGTCTTCTGGATATATTTATGGATGCAGGATACTGCATCGCCAACCCTACCTGTGGTGCATGCTTAGGTATGTCAACAGGTGTTTTGGCTGAAGGCGAAGTGTGTGTGTCTACTACTAACCGTAACTTTAACGGACGCATGGGTAAAGGTGGAATGGTTCATCTTGCAAGTCCTGCCAGTGCAGCGGCAAGCGGAATAACCGGCCATCTGACAGATCCTGTTCAATACATGGGATAGTTGTAGCCGATTTCGCTGTACTCTTTTTTACCAGAAGCTTTAATCAAAAGCCCAAAAGAAAGGCATAGATATGAAACAATTTGGCGGACCAGTTCTTTTTCTCGATAGATCGGACATCAATACAGATGAAATTATTCCTGCAAAGTACCTTACAGAGGTAAAGAAGGAAGCACTTGCCCCCTACCTTTTGGAAGACCTTAACCTTGAGGGGTTCGATCCTGCAGGTGAGTGGCGGGGAAAGGCACGTGTGGTTTTAACCCGCGACAACTTTGGTTGCGGCTCTTCCCGGGAGCACGCACCATGGGCACTTGAAGTCAATGATATTACCTGTGTAATAGCTTCAAGCTATGCCCGCATTTTCAGACAAAATATGTTCAATGGTGGAATGCTCGCCATCGAACTCCCCGCAGAAAAAGTTGAAGAGATCTTTGCTCTTAAAGACAAGGGTGAAGTTATCTGTGATGTGGATGTTGAGGGTAAGAAACTTACTTTCTCATTTAAGGATGGCAAAAAAGAGATCGATTTCTCACTCTCTCAGTTTGATGAAGCACTGGTGAAATCTGGTGGATGGGTAGAGTTCGCTGATAACAAATATTAAAAGCTACACATTTTAACGGTGTCAGGTATCTTTCCTGCACCGTTTTTTATTCAATGATTGTTTGATTATGATCTAAAACTCTGATTTACGCGAAAACAGAAGCATTCCCCTTGGCTTACTTCGCGACCCGGTGAAAATCTCCTCCAAACCCCTACCCTCCCCACCTGAACGAACCTCTATTTACAGAGCCTTCAGGTATCGGAAGAGTTACTGCGCAATGTAAAATAGAAGGTAGCCCCCTGCGCCTTTTTCCCCTCTGCCCAAACATCACCCCCATGACGACTTACCACTCTTTTTACAATAGACAGACCTATTCCGGTTCCTCCAAACTCCCTCTGAGCGTGTACGCGAGTGAACGGTTCAAATATTCTTTTCGAGAATTGACCCTCAAAACCAGCACCATTATCCCTTATATAGTATACTTTAGCATCATTTTCTGTCGTGCCAAACTCTATTCTGGAAAGTTCTTTTTTCGCTGTAAATTTCCAGGCATTACGAAGCAGATTTTCCAGTGCCACATAGAGTAACCGGGGATCTGCCTGAACCCAGACATTTTTTTCTATAAGGAATTCGGTTTTTCGCTCCTGATCTAAGCTCCTTAATTCCTCGAGAATAGCAGTCACTATTTCGCTAACATTAAGCTTTTCAATTCGCAATTCCTGTCTGCCTATGCGTGATAAGTTAAGCATATCACTAATCAGAAGCTGCATCTTTTTTACGCTTTCTTCTATTCTATGAAGCAGATCCCTCCCCTCTTCATCAAGAACCTCCGCATAATCTTCCATTAGAATAGCTGAAAAGCTGCCTATAACACTCAAAGGGTTACGAAGGTCATGAGAAACAGAATAGGAGAATGACTCGAGGTCATTGTTTGCTGCTGCAAGTTCGTGCGTTCGCCGCTGAATCTGATCCTCATATTTCTTTCGCTCCGAAATATCATTAAACAGCAAAGCCACCTTTCCTTCATCAGGCCTGCCCACCCGAAACGCCTCTACTTCAAACCATCGCCCCATTGCCTTTGATCCCTGAATAAACCTCTGCCTTTCCCCGGTTTGTGCAACCTTTCCATAAACTTTCGGCCATACCTTTTCCAGGTGTGGCACCATATCACGAGCCCGTTTACCCGCCGCATTTACCAACCCCGTATGACGTTCAAAAGCCGGGTTGGTTTCCAGAAAGATATAATCGACCCCTTCGCCCCGTTCATCAAAGACCATCTTAAGTATACAAAACCCTTCATCTATTGTAGTGAAAAGGGTTTTATACCGCTCCTCTTTTACACGGATCTCCTCAGCAGCCCTTTTTCTCTCTGTAAGGTCGAGCATAGAGCCAATCATTCTGTATGCTCTGCCATCCTTATCTCTGGCAATATACCCCCTGTCCAGATACAAACGATACGGCCCACCAAACGGGCCAAAGCCATATTCACTTGTCCAAAACCTCTCCCCTTCGGCTATGACTTTACGTATACTACCAACTACCCGTTCTCTGTTCTGTGGATCTATGTGGTCATACCAACTTTTAGCCGTTGGAGCCATCTCGTTTCGCTTTTTCCCCAGGGCTTCTTCAACCCGCTCATTCCAGTAAAAATAATCGGTGATCAAATCCCAGTCCCAGATGATATCATTGGTTGCAAGATTTACCAGTTGATACCGCTCCTTTATCTCCCTGAGATCACGTTCCGCTCTCTTTCGCTCCCTGATATCAACACCCACTCCCACATACCTACCGTCCGGAAGCGCGATATTTGCCCAGGAAGACTCTATTACCTCCCCGTCCTTTGACACCATAGCATAATCACTGAATTCAGGCTTTGGTGAGCACATTATTTTCTGCACCCGTTTTCTGTATTCCGGATCGGGATAGATAAGCTCAAACAGATCGCTCTT
Encoded here:
- a CDS encoding phosphotransferase, which produces MNSLVENVVKKLTGAQKILTCRNIQTLWSGYGQILRLQLKNATTDQVIVKHIRYPDAKAISSPTSHNRKMRSYQIELRWYQQFASNCNQYCRIPCCLGTHAEQSEIVVVLEDLTDSGFSKQHRSANQQIAQTGLRWLAHFHAAFMAEKPRGLWKTGTYWHLATRKEELNRLGDQSLKKAALAIDTKLRQSPFQTIVHGDAKLANFCFSKNGKSVAAIDFQYVGGGCGMKDVAYFLDSCFPEATCERLVKPMLDYYFSVLRKALLLRNKAIDLNALEENWRVLYPVAWTDFYRFLKGWTDGYWDPTSYSERLAKEVIKKLGS
- a CDS encoding transposase; its protein translation is MPTTRRIESPGALAHIMAHSIDQRELFVDDSDRNDFLQRLKEGLRKTGYKCYAWTLMDNHYHLLVRTNYLPMSKLMRALNGGYAQYYNKKHKRRGYLFQNRFKSVICQDQGYAAQLIKYIHLNPLRAGKVKSLEQLERYSWCGHGFLLGNPGSMGESFQDRDECLVRFGNDELAGVNNYKAFCDDNFCFDSLKSAGKLPEEYNMEIKISCKGWPAVIGDPHFVRNALEKYKNNLNRKHRVSDYPLILQTIMESVCNEYKIKPSDVFKRGRLNKITDARAKFCFLAHKVELIPCTVIAEYLSISIGSVIRLSEQEDKNKKALHQNPVL
- the clpX gene encoding ATP-dependent Clp protease ATP-binding subunit ClpX, producing the protein MSSRPRYPGIKCSFCGKGPDEVSKLITGPSVHICNECVGMCTEILDEERSTVSGDLSLDSLPTPREIKEYVDQFVIGQDNVKMGVSVAAYNHFKRVLSRSQKDSDGIEIEKSNMLLVGPTGTGKTLIAQTLAQLMKVPFTIVDATIFTEAGYVGEDVENMLVRLLQAANYDVAKAERGIIYIDEFDKISRKSANPSITRDVSGEGVQQAMLKILEGTVASIPPKGGRKHPEQNLIQINTRDILFICGGAFEGLENIIESRIGKSRMGFNVDVQKKKEATVGEMLQLVEPDDLIRFGLIPEVVGRIPAVLGLDELDEDALLKILTEPKNALTKQYQKLFSIEGVRLTFARDALREVVKIAHSKKTGARGLRNVLETSLVPVMYDIPSRDDVKEVMVTRGVILKESEPVYSFKKDKKIA
- the clpP gene encoding ATP-dependent Clp endopeptidase proteolytic subunit ClpP, whose amino-acid sequence is MPLVPMVIEQTGRGERSYDIYSRLLKERIIFLGSEIEDTTADLVMAQLIFLEYEDPEKDITIYINSPGGVVSSGLAIYDTIQYIRPDVSTICIGQAASMGAVLLAAGTKGKRFALPHSRIMLHQPIGGAGGQASDIAIHAKEIVRVKKTLTDIIQKHSGQDMEVIARDTDRNFYMSAQEAKEYGLVDEILTARE
- the tig gene encoding trigger factor, whose amino-acid sequence is MKATVSEPASWKRTIEIEIPEQQVQEAFDQKLNKYRREIKLPGFRQGKVPANLVKQRFGAEIRAEVVDELVQKSYKDACSENEIVPVSPASVSDVEDKEGKPLKLTIETQVDPPIEIKGYDKLKVKVKTPKIKDSDIDQAVEDLKNRFAEFEDVDRPAKKGDHIRFEYRKVLIDGEEQEGVKNPEYPVELGGKSQLKDFDKALTGHSAGDVVDVTVNFPEDYEEKAAAGKKGEFTIEIKAVQEKKVPEIDEKFLKSLGDFENEAALRERIKQDMESQAKEQARNKAIDEAIGTLIKENPFEVPPARIDAFVNYMYEESQRYRRGDEPMPSKEQIAEQYHETAINSIKRQRIIDFIADKEKVKATQEEVDQEIKRLATMYNQDFDTLKQTLRKNGTTNRIRADLREKKTLDFLIGESEEEKESK
- a CDS encoding DTW domain-containing protein, which codes for MHKKPIKNRAKSERPKKFNKQNSCSRCFREHPYCICDHVTTHNNNTSILILQHPQEQFKILNSAPLAHLTLSNSTLKTGLSWPNLKAVTSSDQNPSEWAILYLKSENDTSSEPITLRNRKSQLLTDTSVIKGIIAIDGSWKQAKTLWWRNPWFLRLKRITINPNHPSLRKQVKSAGLSTIEAIAAALENLDEEPTIAASLREQYRSLIIDPAKTLSNPNHPAPKQ
- a CDS encoding XRE family transcriptional regulator yields the protein MNEEILKQFRPRMGRMLKLFREKNNRSQGDVAAQAGISTSMLSQIERGIVSPSIDTLVLVCHSLGLDPSELFRGLNSKEPVNIHRPKERLSIEQHGIRYEQLITSSNGAFQSELFLLEAAPGASSTLSENGHEGVEMGYVLEGSAFLEIGEEQHQIKQGDSISFLSYLPHILHNKAKQWFRAVWSISPPHVDYFNDNSELIST
- a CDS encoding 3-isopropylmalate dehydratase large subunit; this encodes MGKTIAEKIFDAHLVDEPFKGTHVLSLDVVMCHEITTPVAIADLKWRKKDRIFDPTKIKAVIDHVTPSKDSKSATQAKIIREWAQQHGIKDFFDVGANGVCHALFPEKGFIRPGYTVIMGDSHTCTHGAFGAFAAGVGTTDLEVGILKGVCAFRPPKSIKVEISGEMQKGVFAKDVILEVIRTLTVNGATDHVIEFCGSLVETMNMEERMTLCNMAIEAGGTSGQCMPDRVTAEYLWPFITSDYNNDFEAAVEDFKKWHSDPDAQYAKTLTIDVTDLKPVATVGFKPDQVKALADLEDTTIDQVYIGSCTNGRISDLRIAAEVTKGKKLAPGVRGIVSPATPEIYRQAMKEGLLDIFMDAGYCIANPTCGACLGMSTGVLAEGEVCVSTTNRNFNGRMGKGGMVHLASPASAAASGITGHLTDPVQYMG